One Arthrobacter sp. StoSoilB19 DNA window includes the following coding sequences:
- the glmM gene encoding phosphoglucosamine mutase — protein MSRLFGTDGVRGLANGLLTAELALQLAQAAAVVLGHDRNSNGSRPRAVLARDPRASGEFIAAAVEAGLSSSGIDVYDAGVLPTPAAAYLVADLDADFGVMISASHNPAPDNGIKFFARGGQKLPDEVEDAIEAQMGKEAVRPTGADVGRIQRFSDAEDRYIVHLLRTLPHRLDGLTVVLDCANGAASGCSPQLFKDAGADVVVIGADPDGLNINDGVGSTHLGPLKEAVIKYGANLGIAHDGDADRCLAVDHEGNEVDGDQIMAILAVALKNSGKLKDDVLVATVMSNLGLKIALREAGITIVETAVGDRYVLEGMRDGGYNLGGEQSGHVIFADHATTGDGLLTGLQLAAQVALTGKPLKELATVMTKLPQVLINVKGVDRTRVGSSDVLAQAVASAEAALGETGRVLLRPSGTEPVVRVMVEAADEETAQSIAEHLAQVVRTELALELASN, from the coding sequence GTGTCTAGATTATTTGGAACTGATGGTGTCCGGGGGCTGGCCAACGGCCTGCTGACAGCAGAACTGGCCCTGCAGCTGGCCCAGGCGGCCGCCGTCGTGCTCGGCCACGACCGCAACTCCAACGGCTCCCGGCCCCGCGCCGTGCTGGCCCGCGACCCGCGCGCCAGCGGCGAATTCATCGCCGCAGCCGTGGAAGCCGGGCTCTCCAGCTCAGGCATCGACGTCTATGACGCAGGGGTGTTGCCCACCCCCGCGGCCGCTTACCTGGTGGCGGACCTGGACGCGGATTTCGGCGTCATGATCTCCGCCTCCCACAACCCGGCACCGGATAACGGCATCAAGTTCTTCGCCCGCGGCGGCCAGAAGCTGCCCGACGAGGTGGAGGACGCCATCGAAGCCCAGATGGGCAAGGAAGCCGTCCGGCCCACCGGCGCCGACGTGGGCCGCATACAGCGCTTCTCCGACGCAGAGGACCGCTACATCGTCCACCTGCTCCGCACCCTCCCGCACCGCCTCGATGGCCTCACCGTGGTCCTTGACTGCGCCAACGGTGCGGCCAGCGGCTGCTCGCCCCAGCTCTTCAAGGACGCCGGAGCTGACGTGGTCGTCATCGGCGCCGATCCGGACGGACTCAACATCAACGACGGCGTGGGCTCCACCCACCTCGGCCCGCTCAAGGAAGCCGTGATCAAGTACGGTGCCAACCTGGGAATCGCCCACGACGGCGATGCCGACCGCTGCCTGGCCGTGGACCACGAAGGCAACGAGGTTGACGGCGACCAGATCATGGCCATCCTCGCCGTCGCGCTCAAGAACTCCGGCAAACTCAAGGATGACGTCCTGGTAGCCACCGTCATGAGCAACCTCGGCCTGAAGATCGCCCTCCGCGAAGCCGGCATCACCATCGTGGAAACCGCGGTGGGGGACCGATACGTGCTGGAGGGCATGCGCGACGGCGGCTACAACCTGGGCGGCGAACAGTCCGGCCACGTCATCTTCGCCGACCACGCCACCACCGGCGACGGCCTCCTCACCGGCCTGCAGCTCGCCGCACAGGTGGCCCTGACCGGGAAACCGCTCAAGGAACTCGCCACCGTGATGACCAAGCTCCCGCAGGTCCTCATCAACGTCAAGGGCGTGGACCGCACCCGCGTGGGCAGCAGCGATGTCCTGGCCCAGGCCGTGGCATCGGCGGAAGCAGCGCTTGGGGAAACCGGCCGCGTCCTGCTCCGCCCATCCGGCACAGAGCCCGTGGTCCGCGTCATGGTGGAGGCCGCCGACGAGGAGACGGCCCAGTCCATCGCCGAACACCTGGCCCAGGTGGTCCGCACCGAACTCGCGCTGGAGCTCGCCTCCAACTAG
- a CDS encoding bifunctional glycosyltransferase family 2/GtrA family protein has translation MALEIVVPVHNEEAVLESSITRLAEYLTNEMPSTWKITIADNASTDRTSVIAARLSEHMPNVGYRRLELKGRGYALKDAWSASQAKVLAYLDVDLSTDLTALPPLVAPLLSGHSDISIGTRLGQSSRVIRGPKREFISRSYNFLLRRTMQVRFSDAQCGFKAIRADVAKRLLPHVEDTGWFFDTELLIIAERSGLRIHEIPVDWVDDPDSRVDIRQTALDDLKGMVRVAGSLVRGVIPVQAIYAELGRRPIVPVGRPSFFGQVLRFGVVGAASTLVFALLYLMMQGPFGSQEANFLSLLLTAIGNTAANRRFTFGISGPARLFTQQFQGLIVFLLAWGITSSSLMVLHAVSLDSAPSMELLVLTGANVLATLIRFVLLRLWVFRPRHSNKHSTVLAMRPAGQAVR, from the coding sequence TTGGCGCTCGAAATTGTTGTACCGGTCCACAACGAAGAAGCGGTACTCGAAAGCAGCATCACTAGGCTCGCCGAATATCTCACGAATGAAATGCCGTCGACGTGGAAAATCACCATCGCCGATAATGCAAGCACTGACCGTACGTCAGTTATTGCCGCCCGCCTTAGCGAGCACATGCCGAACGTTGGATATCGCCGCCTTGAGTTGAAAGGGCGGGGTTACGCGCTAAAGGATGCCTGGAGCGCTTCCCAGGCTAAAGTGCTCGCATACCTCGACGTTGATCTGTCAACCGATCTCACTGCGCTGCCTCCACTCGTCGCACCACTCTTGTCCGGGCATTCCGATATCTCGATAGGGACAAGGCTTGGGCAGAGCTCCCGAGTGATCCGAGGTCCCAAACGCGAATTCATCTCCAGGTCTTACAACTTCCTTCTCCGTCGGACAATGCAGGTGCGGTTTTCTGACGCCCAATGCGGGTTCAAGGCCATTCGTGCGGATGTTGCCAAGCGCCTGCTTCCCCATGTCGAAGACACCGGTTGGTTCTTTGACACAGAGTTGCTGATTATCGCTGAGCGTTCCGGACTTCGCATCCATGAGATTCCGGTCGACTGGGTGGACGATCCGGACAGCAGAGTGGACATCCGGCAGACAGCTCTTGATGACCTAAAAGGAATGGTGCGGGTTGCCGGATCGCTAGTAAGGGGCGTGATCCCCGTCCAGGCAATCTACGCAGAGTTGGGGCGTCGTCCAATAGTGCCAGTCGGCCGGCCTAGCTTTTTTGGGCAGGTGCTGCGGTTTGGAGTGGTGGGAGCCGCGTCCACGCTCGTTTTCGCGCTCCTGTACCTGATGATGCAAGGGCCATTTGGTTCCCAGGAAGCCAACTTCCTGTCTCTTTTACTTACCGCTATTGGAAATACAGCTGCAAACCGCAGGTTCACTTTCGGCATCAGCGGGCCAGCAAGACTATTTACTCAGCAGTTTCAGGGCCTGATTGTCTTCTTGCTTGCCTGGGGAATAACCTCATCGTCACTGATGGTGCTGCACGCAGTAAGTCTGGACTCAGCACCGAGCATGGAACTCCTGGTCCTCACCGGGGCCAATGTCCTCGCCACGCTTATTCGATTCGTGCTCCTTCGCCTCTGGGTATTCCGGCCTCGGCACAGCAATAAGCATTCGACTGTGCTGGCCATGCGGCCTGCAGGACAGGCTGTCCGTTGA
- a CDS encoding acyltransferase — MGAICVTDKGPRYSSLDALRGLAAMVVLIHHCCLVSPALVGAVESRGQGPMASWLWWMTYTPVHLIWAGKEAVYVFFILSGFVLALPVVNNSGPKWPAYFSKRLVRIYLPVWASLVFALALADAIPREASSGLSPWLNMHDEATRWFSDALLLSGPGSLNSPLWSLQWEMIFSLLLPLYIFVAIRINRAWLAGVFSLLVLIALASERLPAFAVYLPMFGIGVMLAARVQLLRVTGRRVGSWGWAGITAASLVLLCAQWLFPQLPGFIALSAAGGALLIFACIAWRPTEALGKNRILQWLGTRSFSLYLVHEPIVVSIGFASHITNPFLIAALAIPLSLVATEIFYRFIERPSLLLAGRVGRLMGRMGSRKQDLMMAQP; from the coding sequence ATGGGGGCTATTTGTGTCACTGACAAAGGGCCGCGCTACTCATCACTTGACGCGTTGAGGGGCCTGGCCGCGATGGTTGTGCTGATTCATCATTGCTGTCTTGTCTCACCCGCATTGGTTGGCGCGGTGGAGAGTCGCGGTCAAGGGCCTATGGCATCATGGTTATGGTGGATGACCTACACTCCGGTCCATCTTATTTGGGCCGGCAAGGAGGCAGTCTATGTCTTCTTTATTCTGTCCGGCTTCGTTCTCGCGCTTCCCGTCGTCAACAATTCGGGCCCCAAATGGCCAGCCTACTTCTCCAAGCGTCTTGTCAGGATCTACTTGCCGGTGTGGGCATCCCTTGTCTTTGCACTCGCGCTGGCAGACGCCATTCCTCGAGAGGCGAGCAGCGGGTTGAGCCCCTGGCTGAATATGCATGACGAAGCAACGCGGTGGTTCTCCGACGCGCTTCTGCTTTCGGGACCCGGATCCCTGAATTCACCTCTATGGTCCCTGCAGTGGGAGATGATATTTTCCCTGCTTTTGCCGTTGTACATTTTCGTGGCGATAAGAATCAACAGAGCATGGTTGGCCGGAGTGTTCAGTCTCCTCGTTTTGATCGCTCTTGCCAGCGAGCGGCTGCCGGCCTTCGCCGTCTACTTGCCGATGTTTGGGATTGGGGTGATGCTGGCTGCGCGCGTCCAATTGCTAAGAGTTACAGGTAGGAGAGTTGGATCCTGGGGATGGGCAGGAATTACGGCGGCCTCCTTAGTTCTCCTCTGTGCACAATGGCTGTTTCCGCAACTTCCCGGGTTCATCGCGTTGAGTGCCGCTGGCGGGGCGCTGCTTATATTTGCATGCATCGCCTGGCGCCCCACCGAGGCCCTTGGAAAGAACCGAATCCTGCAATGGCTGGGGACTCGGTCTTTCAGCCTCTATCTCGTGCACGAACCAATCGTGGTATCGATTGGATTCGCTTCCCATATCACCAATCCATTCCTGATTGCCGCCTTGGCTATCCCGTTGTCGCTGGTAGCAACCGAAATTTTCTACCGATTCATCGAGCGGCCCAGTCTCTTGCTTGCCGGGCGGGTTGGCCGTCTCATGGGCAGGATGGGCTCCCGCAAGCAGGATCTTATGATGGCGCAGCCGTAG
- the mscL gene encoding large conductance mechanosensitive channel protein MscL has product MLTGFKNFIMKGNVVDLAVAVVMGTAFGAVVTALVNKVLMPFVSGLVGAPNFDSFGRVELNGNAIEFGVLLTAVVNFLLIAAAIYFVVVMPMNIMIERRNRRLGINKDVKKDAAEDPQVALLTEIRDALKDRV; this is encoded by the coding sequence ATGCTGACTGGATTCAAAAACTTCATCATGAAGGGCAACGTGGTTGACCTTGCGGTCGCCGTCGTCATGGGTACTGCTTTCGGCGCCGTGGTGACGGCGCTGGTCAACAAAGTGCTGATGCCCTTCGTCTCAGGCCTGGTGGGTGCGCCCAACTTCGACAGCTTTGGAAGGGTGGAGCTGAACGGCAACGCCATCGAGTTCGGGGTGCTGCTGACCGCTGTGGTGAACTTCCTGCTGATTGCGGCGGCCATCTATTTTGTGGTGGTGATGCCGATGAACATCATGATTGAGCGCCGCAACCGCCGGCTTGGGATCAACAAGGATGTGAAGAAGGACGCTGCAGAGGATCCGCAGGTTGCGCTCCTGACCGAGATCCGGGATGCATTGAAGGACCGGGTCTAA
- a CDS encoding M15 family metallopeptidase — MCYQCGSPSRRSFTRFLAAGAGLTVLAACTPEAPKAVPASSAASSAAPSRAAVTASAGPTAEAATVGQSPEVPSPAPSPSPSAALARQFSLDDPASQWVIVNKHRPLKPADFVPADLARPAVAISAAGEAALLNSTTAAAVEAMFAAAAQDGVALVLASGYRSYSTQVTTYNGYVAARGQADADTASARPGHSEHQTGWAFDIADGGGACSFQPCFADQPAASWAKANGHRFGFVVRYPWMLHPITGYYYEPWHLRYVGVEAATDMLNRGIGTLEEYFGLEAAPAYL; from the coding sequence GTGTGCTACCAATGCGGGTCCCCCAGCCGGCGCAGCTTCACCCGGTTCCTCGCAGCGGGGGCCGGGCTGACTGTCCTGGCAGCGTGCACGCCTGAGGCACCCAAGGCCGTGCCGGCGTCGTCCGCTGCTTCTTCCGCAGCCCCCTCCCGTGCTGCGGTCACCGCTTCAGCGGGCCCGACGGCGGAAGCCGCCACGGTGGGCCAGTCACCGGAGGTGCCGTCCCCCGCACCGTCACCGTCGCCGTCGGCGGCCCTGGCGCGCCAGTTTTCGCTTGATGACCCGGCCAGCCAGTGGGTCATCGTCAACAAGCACCGGCCCCTGAAGCCGGCGGACTTTGTGCCGGCGGACCTGGCGCGTCCCGCCGTCGCCATTTCCGCCGCGGGCGAGGCGGCGCTGTTGAACAGCACGACGGCGGCGGCGGTCGAAGCGATGTTCGCGGCCGCCGCGCAGGATGGCGTGGCTTTGGTCCTGGCCAGCGGCTACCGCTCGTACAGCACGCAGGTGACCACCTACAACGGGTACGTCGCGGCGCGCGGGCAAGCCGATGCCGACACGGCCAGTGCCCGGCCCGGCCACTCGGAGCACCAGACGGGGTGGGCGTTCGACATCGCGGACGGCGGGGGCGCCTGCAGCTTCCAGCCGTGCTTTGCCGACCAGCCAGCGGCGTCCTGGGCGAAAGCCAACGGCCACCGCTTCGGATTCGTGGTGCGGTATCCCTGGATGCTGCACCCCATCACGGGGTACTACTACGAGCCGTGGCACCTGCGGTACGTGGGCGTGGAGGCGGCCACGGACATGCTGAACCGGGGCATCGGCACTCTGGAGGAATACTTCGGCCTGGAGGCGGCACCGGCGTACCTGTAA
- the glmS gene encoding glutamine--fructose-6-phosphate transaminase (isomerizing) produces MCGIVGYVGRPVDGAINGHSALDVVLEGLRRLEYRGYDSAGVAVVSEGAIESRKKSGKLSNLIAELEARPLPETVTGIGHTRWATHGGPTDRNAHPHLADGGKLAVIHNGIIENFAELKLELLEKGVTFLSETDTEVAAALLADILRNKLGGDTANGGLTRAMELACQRLEGAFTLLAVHADQPDVVVAARRNSPLVVGLGEGENFLGSDVSGFIDYTRRAVELGQDQIVTITADTVEITDFYGNPAQGKEYHVDWDPASAEKGGFSSFMEKEIHDQPDAVAQTLLGRSDIKGKLTLDELRIDPELLKQVNKIIVLACGTAAYAGMVAKYAIENWCRIPTEVELAHEFRYRDPILDQNTLVVSISQSGETMDTLMAVRYAREQGAKTISICNTNGSTIPRESDAVLYTHAGPEIAVASTKAFLAQITAAYLLGLYLAQLRGNIFSGQIKDVLADLNKIPAKIQTILDNAGPLRELARSMAQEKSVLFLGRHVGYPVALEGALKLKEIAYIHAEGFAAGELKHGPIALIDEGQPVFVVVPSPRGRDSLHAKVVSNIQEVRARGARTLVIAEEGDEAVKAYAEYVFYVPETPTLLMPLLTTVPLQIFAAELAAAKGYDVDQPRNLAKSVTVE; encoded by the coding sequence ATGTGTGGAATCGTGGGATACGTAGGCCGTCCGGTTGACGGTGCAATTAACGGTCACAGTGCCCTGGATGTGGTCCTTGAGGGACTGCGCCGCCTGGAGTACCGCGGTTATGACTCTGCCGGAGTGGCAGTGGTGTCCGAGGGCGCCATTGAGTCGCGTAAGAAGTCCGGGAAGCTGAGCAACCTGATTGCTGAGCTGGAGGCCCGCCCGTTGCCTGAGACGGTGACCGGGATCGGACACACCCGCTGGGCCACGCACGGCGGCCCCACGGACCGCAACGCGCACCCGCACCTGGCGGACGGCGGCAAGCTGGCCGTGATCCACAACGGCATCATCGAAAACTTCGCCGAGCTCAAGCTCGAGCTGCTGGAAAAGGGCGTCACGTTCCTGTCCGAGACGGACACCGAGGTAGCTGCCGCGCTGCTGGCCGACATCCTGAGGAACAAGCTGGGCGGGGACACCGCGAACGGTGGCCTGACCCGCGCCATGGAGCTGGCCTGCCAGCGCCTGGAGGGCGCCTTCACCCTGCTGGCCGTGCACGCGGACCAGCCCGACGTCGTCGTGGCCGCCCGCCGCAACTCACCGCTGGTGGTGGGCCTGGGCGAGGGGGAGAACTTCCTGGGCTCGGACGTGTCCGGGTTCATCGACTACACCCGCCGCGCGGTGGAGCTGGGCCAGGACCAGATCGTGACCATCACTGCGGACACGGTGGAGATCACCGATTTCTACGGCAACCCGGCCCAGGGCAAGGAATACCACGTGGACTGGGACCCGGCCTCCGCGGAAAAGGGCGGCTTCTCCTCCTTCATGGAGAAGGAAATCCATGACCAGCCCGACGCCGTGGCGCAGACCCTGCTGGGTCGTTCGGACATCAAGGGCAAGCTGACCCTGGACGAGCTGCGGATTGATCCGGAACTGCTGAAGCAGGTCAACAAGATCATCGTGCTGGCCTGTGGCACCGCCGCTTACGCGGGCATGGTGGCCAAGTACGCCATCGAGAACTGGTGCCGGATCCCCACGGAAGTGGAGCTGGCACACGAGTTCCGCTACCGGGACCCGATCCTGGACCAGAACACCCTGGTGGTCTCCATCAGCCAGTCCGGCGAGACCATGGACACGCTGATGGCCGTCCGGTACGCCCGCGAACAGGGCGCCAAGACCATCTCCATCTGCAACACCAACGGCTCCACCATCCCGCGTGAATCCGACGCCGTGCTGTACACGCACGCCGGCCCGGAAATCGCGGTGGCGTCCACCAAGGCGTTCCTGGCGCAGATCACCGCCGCCTACCTGCTGGGCTTGTACCTCGCCCAGCTGCGCGGCAACATCTTCTCCGGCCAGATCAAGGACGTCCTCGCGGACCTGAACAAGATCCCCGCGAAGATCCAGACCATCCTGGACAACGCCGGGCCGCTGCGCGAACTGGCCCGCAGCATGGCGCAGGAGAAGTCCGTGCTGTTCCTGGGCCGCCACGTGGGCTACCCGGTGGCCCTTGAGGGCGCGCTGAAGCTCAAGGAAATCGCGTACATCCACGCGGAGGGCTTCGCGGCCGGGGAGCTCAAGCACGGCCCCATCGCCCTGATCGATGAAGGCCAGCCGGTGTTCGTGGTGGTCCCGTCCCCGCGTGGCCGCGACTCGCTGCACGCCAAGGTGGTCTCCAACATCCAGGAAGTCCGCGCCCGCGGCGCCCGCACCCTGGTCATCGCCGAGGAAGGCGACGAAGCCGTCAAGGCCTACGCCGAGTACGTCTTCTACGTCCCCGAAACCCCCACCCTGCTCATGCCCCTGCTGACCACCGTCCCGCTGCAGATCTTCGCCGCGGAACTCGCGGCAGCCAAGGGCTACGACGTGGACCAGCCCCGCAACCTCGCCAAGAGCGTCACCGTCGAGTAA
- a CDS encoding glycosyltransferase family 39 protein: protein MSIKESLRLPTPANNIQKRHLPWEHIGLAVLLAGTGVCFIWGLDQNGYANPYYSAAALAGSQDWTAFFFGSLDAGNLITIDKPPLSIWIMSLSVRLFGLNSWALLLPQALMGIATTWLVYKIMRRNHGAAPALLGGLIYATTPVVLLMSRFNNPEPLMGLLMVAAVYFTIRAMEQNGWTWYLLAGGALGLGFMAKQIQAFLVIPGLVVAVLLLGAGTLRSRLGRLLAALFTLILTGASWMAVVDLTPASSRPYVGGSVSNSMLELTLDYNGLARFLRFGSQPQTADAAKSPLGDLTYDGGLGRLFNANFANEGAWLLFSALICAVALMVLQRQSGRDRASSRLMIIGVVWLLSAFLVVSFMGTMTHTYYIFSTAAPVAIVVPLGLHLLWNQRQRLVPRVIGALLISGTGYIAFRIFQYSDEWGQWPAVVACLTVFATVGWLLCQKPVSQLLTLSLVTFTLVLAPILTDAITLAKPQAGTNPLSGPVSNNPQALSSHLEAARLGNPPLSRHLGFGVEPSGQVTELLKSSGTKWAAATYTAQNAAQYQLASQRPVVALGGWLGTDPAPTFEQFKALAGDGQIAYFIWQQPILDAVPLGRDALAITEWVQKNFDAKDVDGVKLYDLRS from the coding sequence TTGAGTATCAAGGAAAGCCTCCGCCTTCCTACTCCTGCAAACAACATCCAAAAACGCCATCTACCGTGGGAACATATAGGGCTCGCAGTGCTCTTAGCAGGCACCGGAGTGTGCTTCATTTGGGGTCTGGACCAGAACGGCTACGCCAACCCTTACTACTCGGCAGCCGCACTTGCCGGATCGCAGGACTGGACAGCGTTCTTCTTCGGCTCACTCGATGCCGGGAACTTGATCACGATCGACAAGCCGCCACTGAGCATCTGGATCATGTCATTGTCTGTCCGGCTTTTTGGACTTAATTCCTGGGCTCTCCTGCTTCCTCAGGCGCTTATGGGCATCGCCACAACTTGGCTTGTCTACAAGATCATGCGGCGCAATCATGGCGCCGCACCAGCGCTTCTCGGAGGCCTGATCTACGCGACCACGCCTGTGGTTCTGCTGATGTCACGCTTCAACAATCCTGAGCCTCTGATGGGGCTCCTTATGGTAGCGGCAGTCTATTTCACGATCCGTGCGATGGAACAAAACGGGTGGACTTGGTATCTACTTGCCGGCGGAGCATTGGGGCTCGGATTCATGGCAAAGCAGATCCAGGCTTTCCTCGTCATTCCGGGTTTGGTGGTGGCCGTGCTTCTACTGGGTGCGGGCACCTTGAGGTCACGACTTGGCCGACTTCTGGCGGCCTTATTCACGCTGATCCTGACAGGAGCGTCTTGGATGGCGGTGGTGGACCTCACGCCGGCCTCATCGCGCCCATACGTTGGCGGGTCCGTGTCCAACAGCATGTTGGAACTGACACTTGACTACAACGGGCTTGCCCGTTTCTTACGTTTCGGCAGTCAGCCCCAGACGGCGGACGCAGCAAAGTCTCCTCTCGGAGATCTTACGTACGATGGGGGGCTTGGCAGACTCTTCAACGCCAATTTTGCCAACGAGGGTGCTTGGCTGCTCTTCTCTGCACTTATCTGCGCGGTTGCTCTGATGGTTCTCCAGCGGCAGTCAGGACGCGATAGGGCCTCGTCCCGATTGATGATTATCGGCGTCGTATGGCTCCTTTCAGCGTTTTTAGTAGTCAGCTTTATGGGCACCATGACGCACACCTATTACATCTTTTCCACGGCCGCGCCGGTCGCGATAGTGGTTCCTCTTGGGCTGCATCTGCTCTGGAATCAGCGCCAAAGGTTGGTACCTCGTGTTATTGGTGCGTTGTTGATCTCCGGAACGGGATACATAGCGTTTCGCATATTCCAGTACAGTGACGAATGGGGGCAATGGCCCGCTGTTGTGGCTTGCCTAACGGTCTTTGCGACTGTGGGCTGGCTTCTCTGTCAAAAGCCAGTGAGTCAGCTTCTAACACTTAGTCTCGTTACTTTTACCTTGGTCCTCGCACCAATCCTGACGGACGCGATCACCCTTGCAAAACCCCAGGCAGGGACAAATCCACTGTCGGGCCCTGTCAGCAACAACCCACAGGCGCTCTCATCCCATCTTGAGGCTGCACGACTCGGGAACCCGCCCCTATCGCGACATCTTGGTTTCGGGGTCGAGCCTTCCGGCCAGGTGACCGAATTGCTCAAGTCGAGCGGGACCAAGTGGGCCGCTGCGACCTACACCGCGCAAAATGCTGCCCAATACCAGCTTGCCTCCCAGCGGCCGGTCGTGGCTCTTGGTGGCTGGCTCGGTACTGATCCAGCACCCACTTTTGAGCAATTCAAGGCCCTTGCTGGGGACGGTCAGATCGCATATTTCATTTGGCAGCAGCCAATACTGGATGCCGTTCCGCTTGGCAGGGATGCGTTGGCCATTACCGAATGGGTCCAAAAAAACTTCGACGCGAAGGACGTTGACGGTGTCAAACTATACGACCTTAGAAGTTAG
- the coaA gene encoding type I pantothenate kinase, translating to MGRARGRIFSVTSQRNEANGEGASPFVELDRQTWSRLAAQMEQPLNEEDVLRLRGLGDPLDINEVRDVYLPLSRLLHLYVEAAGQLHAATTTFLGEQTQRTPFVIGVAGSVAVGKSTIARVLREMLRRWPGTPNVELITTDGFLYPLAELKRRQLLDRKGFPESYDRRALLRFVSEIKGGAEEVRAPWYSHVTYDIVPGKEVVVRRPDVLIVEGLNVLAPARPRHDGRQGLALSDFFDFSIYVDAKTSYIEEWYVDRFRKLRSTAFAQPESYFHRYATLSDEEAETTARDIWKRINEPNLEENVLPTRGRAQLVLTKEADHSIRRMLLRKV from the coding sequence ATGGGCCGGGCGCGGGGCAGAATCTTTAGCGTGACTTCGCAACGCAATGAAGCGAACGGGGAGGGTGCCTCGCCGTTCGTGGAGCTGGACCGGCAAACCTGGTCCCGGCTCGCAGCCCAGATGGAACAGCCCCTTAATGAAGAGGATGTGCTGCGCCTTCGCGGGCTCGGTGACCCCCTGGACATCAATGAAGTCAGGGATGTCTACCTGCCGCTGTCACGGCTGCTGCACCTGTACGTTGAGGCGGCGGGGCAGCTGCACGCGGCCACTACCACGTTCCTGGGCGAGCAGACCCAGCGCACCCCGTTCGTGATCGGCGTGGCCGGTTCGGTTGCCGTGGGCAAGTCCACCATCGCCCGCGTGCTGCGTGAGATGCTCCGCCGCTGGCCGGGCACCCCCAACGTGGAGCTCATCACCACCGATGGCTTCCTCTACCCCCTGGCCGAACTCAAGCGCCGGCAGCTGCTGGACCGGAAGGGCTTCCCCGAGTCCTACGACCGGCGGGCGCTGCTGCGCTTCGTGAGCGAGATCAAGGGCGGCGCCGAGGAAGTGCGCGCGCCCTGGTACTCCCACGTCACGTACGACATCGTGCCCGGCAAGGAAGTGGTGGTCCGCCGCCCGGACGTGCTCATCGTGGAGGGCCTGAACGTCCTGGCTCCGGCACGGCCCCGGCATGACGGCCGCCAGGGGCTGGCACTGAGCGACTTCTTTGACTTCTCCATCTACGTCGATGCCAAGACCTCCTACATCGAGGAGTGGTACGTGGACCGGTTCCGGAAGCTGCGCAGCACCGCGTTCGCACAGCCGGAGTCCTACTTCCACCGCTACGCCACGCTGTCCGACGAGGAAGCCGAAACCACGGCACGCGACATCTGGAAGCGGATCAACGAGCCCAACCTGGAGGAGAATGTCCTTCCCACGCGGGGGCGGGCGCAGCTGGTGCTGACCAAAGAAGCGGACCACTCCATTCGCCGCATGCTCCTCCGGAAGGTGTAG